A stretch of Trichoplusia ni isolate ovarian cell line Hi5 unplaced genomic scaffold, tn1 tig00002967, whole genome shotgun sequence DNA encodes these proteins:
- the LOC113507610 gene encoding uncharacterized protein LOC113507610 isoform X2 produces MSQSQDEARAARIQKYKEERRKQLTARTATLFSANVTERRPKKSSERTPPDDIAAHLKSSSELNLNTASTSVPIRTTRTSRLRAAAASQSDTSPSPRKSHRSSSVQSLLEDAKTKSPKNSKLLDRDKVRANRRQSNEKENLKSASAMRFDKEIGAIKTKSKHSINKNILEKDKNNFIMTSPKEKNVDEKRSSKLDESRNRNSIIEEKKTNSEKNENKPEKPLRVKSEEFFNDIVNEKDMSNSIDKFDDLFNNLVVDDGEIVNGIEIKIDDVTTNENGLKYSHNRCIPAADKAIDVNGYVEDSVETNVREDVGGLLGAVCVRKVERFSELLSNLCSPCEADILFEDILVENGIDGDTGLRTNGPECTPPCRRAQPSPRTTSTPKRTPAQPAVTHDATAHAHFYGTSTCASPTQTSFSTEAAFTI; encoded by the exons ATGAGCCAGTCGCAGGATGAGGCCCGCGCGGCCAGGATACAGAAGTATAAGGAGGAGAGGAGAAAGCAGCTCACTGCTCGGACAGCAACGTTATTCTCTGCTAACGTCACTGAGAG ACGCCCGAAGAAATCCTCTGAACGAACACCTCCGGACGACATAGCCGCTCATCTTAAGTCTTCCTCGGAGCTAAATCTTAACACAGCTTCAACTTCAGTGCCTATTAGAACTACTCGTACGTCACGTTTAAGAGCTGCCGCCGCAAGTCAATCTGATACCTCGCCATCCCCTAGAAAGTCTCATCGGAGCTCATCGGTACAATCACTACTCGAAGACGCCAAAACTAAGTCACCGAAAAATTCCAAGTTATTAGATAGAGATAAAGTAAGAGCGAATAGAAGACAGAGCAATGAAAAGGAAAACTTGAAGAGTGCGTCAGCGATGAGATTTGACAAAGAAATTGGTGCTATTAAGACGAAATCTAAACAttccattaataaaaatattttagaaaaagacaaaaataattttataatgactAGTCCTAAAGAGAAGAATGTTGACGAAAAGCGCAGTTCTAAATTAGATGAAAGTAGAAACAGGAATTCCATAATCGAAGAAAAGAAAACGAATAGTgagaaaaacgaaaataaacccGAAAAACCCTTACGAGTGAAAAGCGAAGAATTTTTTAACGATATTGTAAACGAAAAAGACATGTCtaatagtatagataaattcgacgatttatttaataatcttgtTGTTGATGATGGTGAGATCGTTAATGGAATCGAAATTAAGATAGATGATGTTACTACGAATGAAAATGGGCTCAAATATAGTCACAATAGATGTATTCCTGCCGCTGATAAAGCAATAGATGTTAATGGTTACGTAGAAGATAGTGTAGAAACAAATGTGAGAGAAGATGTTGGGGGTTTACTAGGAGCAGTGTGTGTGCGAAAAGTGGAAAGGTTTAGTGAGTTGCTGAGCAATTTGTGTTCGCCGTGCGAAGCTGATATATTGTTCGAGGATATCTTGGTGGAGAATGGAATTGATGGCGATACTGGACTG CGTACAAATGGGCCGGAGTGTACTCCGCCGTGCAGGCGCGCGCAGCCATCGCCGCGTACCACCAGCACGCCGAAACGTACTCCTGCGCAACCGGCCGTCACACACGATGCTACCG
- the LOC113507610 gene encoding uncharacterized protein LOC113507610 isoform X5: protein MSQSQDEARAARIQKYKEERRKQLTARTATLFSANVTERRPKKSSERTPPDDIAAHLKSSSELNLNTASTSVPIRTTRTSRLRAAAASQSDTSPSPRKSHRSSSVQSLLEDAKTKSPKNSKLLDRDKVRANRRQSNEKENLKSASAMRFDKEIGAIKTKSKHSINKNILEKDKNNFIMTSPKEKNVDEKRSSKLDESRNRNSIIEEKKTNSEKNENKPEKPLRVKSEEFFNDIVNEKDMSNSIDKFDDLFNNLVVDDGEIVNGIEIKIDDVTTNENGLKYSHNRCIPAADKAIDVNGYVEDSVETNVREDVGGLLGAVCVRKVERFSELLSNLCSPCEADILFEDILVENGIDGDTGLRTNGPECTPPCRRAQPSPRTTSTPKRTPAQPAVTHDATGSTTTRVSNPSS from the exons ATGAGCCAGTCGCAGGATGAGGCCCGCGCGGCCAGGATACAGAAGTATAAGGAGGAGAGGAGAAAGCAGCTCACTGCTCGGACAGCAACGTTATTCTCTGCTAACGTCACTGAGAG ACGCCCGAAGAAATCCTCTGAACGAACACCTCCGGACGACATAGCCGCTCATCTTAAGTCTTCCTCGGAGCTAAATCTTAACACAGCTTCAACTTCAGTGCCTATTAGAACTACTCGTACGTCACGTTTAAGAGCTGCCGCCGCAAGTCAATCTGATACCTCGCCATCCCCTAGAAAGTCTCATCGGAGCTCATCGGTACAATCACTACTCGAAGACGCCAAAACTAAGTCACCGAAAAATTCCAAGTTATTAGATAGAGATAAAGTAAGAGCGAATAGAAGACAGAGCAATGAAAAGGAAAACTTGAAGAGTGCGTCAGCGATGAGATTTGACAAAGAAATTGGTGCTATTAAGACGAAATCTAAACAttccattaataaaaatattttagaaaaagacaaaaataattttataatgactAGTCCTAAAGAGAAGAATGTTGACGAAAAGCGCAGTTCTAAATTAGATGAAAGTAGAAACAGGAATTCCATAATCGAAGAAAAGAAAACGAATAGTgagaaaaacgaaaataaacccGAAAAACCCTTACGAGTGAAAAGCGAAGAATTTTTTAACGATATTGTAAACGAAAAAGACATGTCtaatagtatagataaattcgacgatttatttaataatcttgtTGTTGATGATGGTGAGATCGTTAATGGAATCGAAATTAAGATAGATGATGTTACTACGAATGAAAATGGGCTCAAATATAGTCACAATAGATGTATTCCTGCCGCTGATAAAGCAATAGATGTTAATGGTTACGTAGAAGATAGTGTAGAAACAAATGTGAGAGAAGATGTTGGGGGTTTACTAGGAGCAGTGTGTGTGCGAAAAGTGGAAAGGTTTAGTGAGTTGCTGAGCAATTTGTGTTCGCCGTGCGAAGCTGATATATTGTTCGAGGATATCTTGGTGGAGAATGGAATTGATGGCGATACTGGACTG CGTACAAATGGGCCGGAGTGTACTCCGCCGTGCAGGCGCGCGCAGCCATCGCCGCGTACCACCAGCACGCCGAAACGTACTCCTGCGCAACCGGCCGTCACACACGATGCTACCG
- the LOC113507610 gene encoding uncharacterized protein LOC113507610 isoform X7 — MSQSQDEARAARIQKYKEERRKQLTARTATLFSANVTERRPKKSSERTPPDDIAAHLKSSSELNLNTASTSVPIRTTRTSRLRAAAASQSDTSPSPRKSHRSSSVQSLLEDAKTKSPKNSKLLDRDKVRANRRQSNEKENLKSASAMRFDKEIGAIKTKSKHSINKNILEKDKNNFIMTSPKEKNVDEKRSSKLDESRNRNSIIEEKKTNSEKNENKPEKPLRVKSEEFFNDIVNEKDMSNSIDKFDDLFNNLVVDDGEIVNGIEIKIDDVTTNENGLKYSHNRCIPAADKAIDVNGYVEDSVETNVREDVGGLLGAVCVRKVERFSELLSNLCSPCEADILFEDILVENGIDGDTGLRTNGPECTPPCRRAQPSPRTTSTPKRTPAQPAVTHDATDSCEMAI, encoded by the exons ATGAGCCAGTCGCAGGATGAGGCCCGCGCGGCCAGGATACAGAAGTATAAGGAGGAGAGGAGAAAGCAGCTCACTGCTCGGACAGCAACGTTATTCTCTGCTAACGTCACTGAGAG ACGCCCGAAGAAATCCTCTGAACGAACACCTCCGGACGACATAGCCGCTCATCTTAAGTCTTCCTCGGAGCTAAATCTTAACACAGCTTCAACTTCAGTGCCTATTAGAACTACTCGTACGTCACGTTTAAGAGCTGCCGCCGCAAGTCAATCTGATACCTCGCCATCCCCTAGAAAGTCTCATCGGAGCTCATCGGTACAATCACTACTCGAAGACGCCAAAACTAAGTCACCGAAAAATTCCAAGTTATTAGATAGAGATAAAGTAAGAGCGAATAGAAGACAGAGCAATGAAAAGGAAAACTTGAAGAGTGCGTCAGCGATGAGATTTGACAAAGAAATTGGTGCTATTAAGACGAAATCTAAACAttccattaataaaaatattttagaaaaagacaaaaataattttataatgactAGTCCTAAAGAGAAGAATGTTGACGAAAAGCGCAGTTCTAAATTAGATGAAAGTAGAAACAGGAATTCCATAATCGAAGAAAAGAAAACGAATAGTgagaaaaacgaaaataaacccGAAAAACCCTTACGAGTGAAAAGCGAAGAATTTTTTAACGATATTGTAAACGAAAAAGACATGTCtaatagtatagataaattcgacgatttatttaataatcttgtTGTTGATGATGGTGAGATCGTTAATGGAATCGAAATTAAGATAGATGATGTTACTACGAATGAAAATGGGCTCAAATATAGTCACAATAGATGTATTCCTGCCGCTGATAAAGCAATAGATGTTAATGGTTACGTAGAAGATAGTGTAGAAACAAATGTGAGAGAAGATGTTGGGGGTTTACTAGGAGCAGTGTGTGTGCGAAAAGTGGAAAGGTTTAGTGAGTTGCTGAGCAATTTGTGTTCGCCGTGCGAAGCTGATATATTGTTCGAGGATATCTTGGTGGAGAATGGAATTGATGGCGATACTGGACTG CGTACAAATGGGCCGGAGTGTACTCCGCCGTGCAGGCGCGCGCAGCCATCGCCGCGTACCACCAGCACGCCGAAACGTACTCCTGCGCAACCGGCCGTCACACACGATGCTACCG
- the LOC113507610 gene encoding uncharacterized protein LOC113507610 isoform X3, whose product MSQSQDEARAARIQKYKEERRKQLTARTATLFSANVTERRPKKSSERTPPDDIAAHLKSSSELNLNTASTSVPIRTTRTSRLRAAAASQSDTSPSPRKSHRSSSVQSLLEDAKTKSPKNSKLLDRDKVRANRRQSNEKENLKSASAMRFDKEIGAIKTKSKHSINKNILEKDKNNFIMTSPKEKNVDEKRSSKLDESRNRNSIIEEKKTNSEKNENKPEKPLRVKSEEFFNDIVNEKDMSNSIDKFDDLFNNLVVDDGEIVNGIEIKIDDVTTNENGLKYSHNRCIPAADKAIDVNGYVEDSVETNVREDVGGLLGAVCVRKVERFSELLSNLCSPCEADILFEDILVENGIDGDTGLRTNGPECTPPCRRAQPSPRTTSTPKRTPAQPAVTHDATVKALFAEETERVKNIMKVRKYR is encoded by the exons ATGAGCCAGTCGCAGGATGAGGCCCGCGCGGCCAGGATACAGAAGTATAAGGAGGAGAGGAGAAAGCAGCTCACTGCTCGGACAGCAACGTTATTCTCTGCTAACGTCACTGAGAG ACGCCCGAAGAAATCCTCTGAACGAACACCTCCGGACGACATAGCCGCTCATCTTAAGTCTTCCTCGGAGCTAAATCTTAACACAGCTTCAACTTCAGTGCCTATTAGAACTACTCGTACGTCACGTTTAAGAGCTGCCGCCGCAAGTCAATCTGATACCTCGCCATCCCCTAGAAAGTCTCATCGGAGCTCATCGGTACAATCACTACTCGAAGACGCCAAAACTAAGTCACCGAAAAATTCCAAGTTATTAGATAGAGATAAAGTAAGAGCGAATAGAAGACAGAGCAATGAAAAGGAAAACTTGAAGAGTGCGTCAGCGATGAGATTTGACAAAGAAATTGGTGCTATTAAGACGAAATCTAAACAttccattaataaaaatattttagaaaaagacaaaaataattttataatgactAGTCCTAAAGAGAAGAATGTTGACGAAAAGCGCAGTTCTAAATTAGATGAAAGTAGAAACAGGAATTCCATAATCGAAGAAAAGAAAACGAATAGTgagaaaaacgaaaataaacccGAAAAACCCTTACGAGTGAAAAGCGAAGAATTTTTTAACGATATTGTAAACGAAAAAGACATGTCtaatagtatagataaattcgacgatttatttaataatcttgtTGTTGATGATGGTGAGATCGTTAATGGAATCGAAATTAAGATAGATGATGTTACTACGAATGAAAATGGGCTCAAATATAGTCACAATAGATGTATTCCTGCCGCTGATAAAGCAATAGATGTTAATGGTTACGTAGAAGATAGTGTAGAAACAAATGTGAGAGAAGATGTTGGGGGTTTACTAGGAGCAGTGTGTGTGCGAAAAGTGGAAAGGTTTAGTGAGTTGCTGAGCAATTTGTGTTCGCCGTGCGAAGCTGATATATTGTTCGAGGATATCTTGGTGGAGAATGGAATTGATGGCGATACTGGACTG CGTACAAATGGGCCGGAGTGTACTCCGCCGTGCAGGCGCGCGCAGCCATCGCCGCGTACCACCAGCACGCCGAAACGTACTCCTGCGCAACCGGCCGTCACACACGATGCTACCG
- the LOC113507610 gene encoding uncharacterized protein LOC113507610 isoform X4 codes for MSQSQDEARAARIQKYKEERRKQLTARTATLFSANVTERRPKKSSERTPPDDIAAHLKSSSELNLNTASTSVPIRTTRTSRLRAAAASQSDTSPSPRKSHRSSSVQSLLEDAKTKSPKNSKLLDRDKVRANRRQSNEKENLKSASAMRFDKEIGAIKTKSKHSINKNILEKDKNNFIMTSPKEKNVDEKRSSKLDESRNRNSIIEEKKTNSEKNENKPEKPLRVKSEEFFNDIVNEKDMSNSIDKFDDLFNNLVVDDGEIVNGIEIKIDDVTTNENGLKYSHNRCIPAADKAIDVNGYVEDSVETNVREDVGGLLGAVCVRKVERFSELLSNLCSPCEADILFEDILVENGIDGDTGLRTNGPECTPPCRRAQPSPRTTSTPKRTPAQPAVTHDATGSLNNPAGATAIGTNGPHRAC; via the exons ATGAGCCAGTCGCAGGATGAGGCCCGCGCGGCCAGGATACAGAAGTATAAGGAGGAGAGGAGAAAGCAGCTCACTGCTCGGACAGCAACGTTATTCTCTGCTAACGTCACTGAGAG ACGCCCGAAGAAATCCTCTGAACGAACACCTCCGGACGACATAGCCGCTCATCTTAAGTCTTCCTCGGAGCTAAATCTTAACACAGCTTCAACTTCAGTGCCTATTAGAACTACTCGTACGTCACGTTTAAGAGCTGCCGCCGCAAGTCAATCTGATACCTCGCCATCCCCTAGAAAGTCTCATCGGAGCTCATCGGTACAATCACTACTCGAAGACGCCAAAACTAAGTCACCGAAAAATTCCAAGTTATTAGATAGAGATAAAGTAAGAGCGAATAGAAGACAGAGCAATGAAAAGGAAAACTTGAAGAGTGCGTCAGCGATGAGATTTGACAAAGAAATTGGTGCTATTAAGACGAAATCTAAACAttccattaataaaaatattttagaaaaagacaaaaataattttataatgactAGTCCTAAAGAGAAGAATGTTGACGAAAAGCGCAGTTCTAAATTAGATGAAAGTAGAAACAGGAATTCCATAATCGAAGAAAAGAAAACGAATAGTgagaaaaacgaaaataaacccGAAAAACCCTTACGAGTGAAAAGCGAAGAATTTTTTAACGATATTGTAAACGAAAAAGACATGTCtaatagtatagataaattcgacgatttatttaataatcttgtTGTTGATGATGGTGAGATCGTTAATGGAATCGAAATTAAGATAGATGATGTTACTACGAATGAAAATGGGCTCAAATATAGTCACAATAGATGTATTCCTGCCGCTGATAAAGCAATAGATGTTAATGGTTACGTAGAAGATAGTGTAGAAACAAATGTGAGAGAAGATGTTGGGGGTTTACTAGGAGCAGTGTGTGTGCGAAAAGTGGAAAGGTTTAGTGAGTTGCTGAGCAATTTGTGTTCGCCGTGCGAAGCTGATATATTGTTCGAGGATATCTTGGTGGAGAATGGAATTGATGGCGATACTGGACTG CGTACAAATGGGCCGGAGTGTACTCCGCCGTGCAGGCGCGCGCAGCCATCGCCGCGTACCACCAGCACGCCGAAACGTACTCCTGCGCAACCGGCCGTCACACACGATGCTACCG
- the LOC113507610 gene encoding uncharacterized protein LOC113507610 isoform X9: MSQSQDEARAARIQKYKEERRKQLTARTATLFSANVTERRPKKSSERTPPDDIAAHLKSSSELNLNTASTSVPIRTTRTSRLRAAAASQSDTSPSPRKSHRSSSVQSLLEDAKTKSPKNSKLLDRDKVRANRRQSNEKENLKSASAMRFDKEIGAIKTKSKHSINKNILEKDKNNFIMTSPKEKNVDEKRSSKLDESRNRNSIIEEKKTNSEKNENKPEKPLRVKSEEFFNDIVNEKDMSNSIDKFDDLFNNLVVDDGEIVNGIEIKIDDVTTNENGLKYSHNRCIPAADKAIDVNGYVEDSVETNVREDVGGLLGAVCVRKVERFSELLSNLCSPCEADILFEDILVENGIDGDTGLRTNGPECTPPCRRAQPSPRTTSTPKRTPAQPAVTHDATGPPELF, encoded by the exons ATGAGCCAGTCGCAGGATGAGGCCCGCGCGGCCAGGATACAGAAGTATAAGGAGGAGAGGAGAAAGCAGCTCACTGCTCGGACAGCAACGTTATTCTCTGCTAACGTCACTGAGAG ACGCCCGAAGAAATCCTCTGAACGAACACCTCCGGACGACATAGCCGCTCATCTTAAGTCTTCCTCGGAGCTAAATCTTAACACAGCTTCAACTTCAGTGCCTATTAGAACTACTCGTACGTCACGTTTAAGAGCTGCCGCCGCAAGTCAATCTGATACCTCGCCATCCCCTAGAAAGTCTCATCGGAGCTCATCGGTACAATCACTACTCGAAGACGCCAAAACTAAGTCACCGAAAAATTCCAAGTTATTAGATAGAGATAAAGTAAGAGCGAATAGAAGACAGAGCAATGAAAAGGAAAACTTGAAGAGTGCGTCAGCGATGAGATTTGACAAAGAAATTGGTGCTATTAAGACGAAATCTAAACAttccattaataaaaatattttagaaaaagacaaaaataattttataatgactAGTCCTAAAGAGAAGAATGTTGACGAAAAGCGCAGTTCTAAATTAGATGAAAGTAGAAACAGGAATTCCATAATCGAAGAAAAGAAAACGAATAGTgagaaaaacgaaaataaacccGAAAAACCCTTACGAGTGAAAAGCGAAGAATTTTTTAACGATATTGTAAACGAAAAAGACATGTCtaatagtatagataaattcgacgatttatttaataatcttgtTGTTGATGATGGTGAGATCGTTAATGGAATCGAAATTAAGATAGATGATGTTACTACGAATGAAAATGGGCTCAAATATAGTCACAATAGATGTATTCCTGCCGCTGATAAAGCAATAGATGTTAATGGTTACGTAGAAGATAGTGTAGAAACAAATGTGAGAGAAGATGTTGGGGGTTTACTAGGAGCAGTGTGTGTGCGAAAAGTGGAAAGGTTTAGTGAGTTGCTGAGCAATTTGTGTTCGCCGTGCGAAGCTGATATATTGTTCGAGGATATCTTGGTGGAGAATGGAATTGATGGCGATACTGGACTG CGTACAAATGGGCCGGAGTGTACTCCGCCGTGCAGGCGCGCGCAGCCATCGCCGCGTACCACCAGCACGCCGAAACGTACTCCTGCGCAACCGGCCGTCACACACGATGCTACCG
- the LOC113507610 gene encoding uncharacterized protein LOC113507610 isoform X10, whose amino-acid sequence MSQSQDEARAARIQKYKEERRKQLTARTATLFSANVTERRPKKSSERTPPDDIAAHLKSSSELNLNTASTSVPIRTTRTSRLRAAAASQSDTSPSPRKSHRSSSVQSLLEDAKTKSPKNSKLLDRDKVRANRRQSNEKENLKSASAMRFDKEIGAIKTKSKHSINKNILEKDKNNFIMTSPKEKNVDEKRSSKLDESRNRNSIIEEKKTNSEKNENKPEKPLRVKSEEFFNDIVNEKDMSNSIDKFDDLFNNLVVDDGEIVNGIEIKIDDVTTNENGLKYSHNRCIPAADKAIDVNGYVEDSVETNVREDVGGLLGAVCVRKVERFSELLSNLCSPCEADILFEDILVENGIDGDTGLRTNGPECTPPCRRAQPSPRTTSTPKRTPAQPAVTHDATEHQS is encoded by the exons ATGAGCCAGTCGCAGGATGAGGCCCGCGCGGCCAGGATACAGAAGTATAAGGAGGAGAGGAGAAAGCAGCTCACTGCTCGGACAGCAACGTTATTCTCTGCTAACGTCACTGAGAG ACGCCCGAAGAAATCCTCTGAACGAACACCTCCGGACGACATAGCCGCTCATCTTAAGTCTTCCTCGGAGCTAAATCTTAACACAGCTTCAACTTCAGTGCCTATTAGAACTACTCGTACGTCACGTTTAAGAGCTGCCGCCGCAAGTCAATCTGATACCTCGCCATCCCCTAGAAAGTCTCATCGGAGCTCATCGGTACAATCACTACTCGAAGACGCCAAAACTAAGTCACCGAAAAATTCCAAGTTATTAGATAGAGATAAAGTAAGAGCGAATAGAAGACAGAGCAATGAAAAGGAAAACTTGAAGAGTGCGTCAGCGATGAGATTTGACAAAGAAATTGGTGCTATTAAGACGAAATCTAAACAttccattaataaaaatattttagaaaaagacaaaaataattttataatgactAGTCCTAAAGAGAAGAATGTTGACGAAAAGCGCAGTTCTAAATTAGATGAAAGTAGAAACAGGAATTCCATAATCGAAGAAAAGAAAACGAATAGTgagaaaaacgaaaataaacccGAAAAACCCTTACGAGTGAAAAGCGAAGAATTTTTTAACGATATTGTAAACGAAAAAGACATGTCtaatagtatagataaattcgacgatttatttaataatcttgtTGTTGATGATGGTGAGATCGTTAATGGAATCGAAATTAAGATAGATGATGTTACTACGAATGAAAATGGGCTCAAATATAGTCACAATAGATGTATTCCTGCCGCTGATAAAGCAATAGATGTTAATGGTTACGTAGAAGATAGTGTAGAAACAAATGTGAGAGAAGATGTTGGGGGTTTACTAGGAGCAGTGTGTGTGCGAAAAGTGGAAAGGTTTAGTGAGTTGCTGAGCAATTTGTGTTCGCCGTGCGAAGCTGATATATTGTTCGAGGATATCTTGGTGGAGAATGGAATTGATGGCGATACTGGACTG CGTACAAATGGGCCGGAGTGTACTCCGCCGTGCAGGCGCGCGCAGCCATCGCCGCGTACCACCAGCACGCCGAAACGTACTCCTGCGCAACCGGCCGTCACACACGATGCTACCG
- the LOC113507610 gene encoding uncharacterized protein LOC113507610 isoform X8: MSQSQDEARAARIQKYKEERRKQLTARTATLFSANVTERRPKKSSERTPPDDIAAHLKSSSELNLNTASTSVPIRTTRTSRLRAAAASQSDTSPSPRKSHRSSSVQSLLEDAKTKSPKNSKLLDRDKVRANRRQSNEKENLKSASAMRFDKEIGAIKTKSKHSINKNILEKDKNNFIMTSPKEKNVDEKRSSKLDESRNRNSIIEEKKTNSEKNENKPEKPLRVKSEEFFNDIVNEKDMSNSIDKFDDLFNNLVVDDGEIVNGIEIKIDDVTTNENGLKYSHNRCIPAADKAIDVNGYVEDSVETNVREDVGGLLGAVCVRKVERFSELLSNLCSPCEADILFEDILVENGIDGDTGLRTNGPECTPPCRRAQPSPRTTSTPKRTPAQPAVTHDATENSELS, encoded by the exons ATGAGCCAGTCGCAGGATGAGGCCCGCGCGGCCAGGATACAGAAGTATAAGGAGGAGAGGAGAAAGCAGCTCACTGCTCGGACAGCAACGTTATTCTCTGCTAACGTCACTGAGAG ACGCCCGAAGAAATCCTCTGAACGAACACCTCCGGACGACATAGCCGCTCATCTTAAGTCTTCCTCGGAGCTAAATCTTAACACAGCTTCAACTTCAGTGCCTATTAGAACTACTCGTACGTCACGTTTAAGAGCTGCCGCCGCAAGTCAATCTGATACCTCGCCATCCCCTAGAAAGTCTCATCGGAGCTCATCGGTACAATCACTACTCGAAGACGCCAAAACTAAGTCACCGAAAAATTCCAAGTTATTAGATAGAGATAAAGTAAGAGCGAATAGAAGACAGAGCAATGAAAAGGAAAACTTGAAGAGTGCGTCAGCGATGAGATTTGACAAAGAAATTGGTGCTATTAAGACGAAATCTAAACAttccattaataaaaatattttagaaaaagacaaaaataattttataatgactAGTCCTAAAGAGAAGAATGTTGACGAAAAGCGCAGTTCTAAATTAGATGAAAGTAGAAACAGGAATTCCATAATCGAAGAAAAGAAAACGAATAGTgagaaaaacgaaaataaacccGAAAAACCCTTACGAGTGAAAAGCGAAGAATTTTTTAACGATATTGTAAACGAAAAAGACATGTCtaatagtatagataaattcgacgatttatttaataatcttgtTGTTGATGATGGTGAGATCGTTAATGGAATCGAAATTAAGATAGATGATGTTACTACGAATGAAAATGGGCTCAAATATAGTCACAATAGATGTATTCCTGCCGCTGATAAAGCAATAGATGTTAATGGTTACGTAGAAGATAGTGTAGAAACAAATGTGAGAGAAGATGTTGGGGGTTTACTAGGAGCAGTGTGTGTGCGAAAAGTGGAAAGGTTTAGTGAGTTGCTGAGCAATTTGTGTTCGCCGTGCGAAGCTGATATATTGTTCGAGGATATCTTGGTGGAGAATGGAATTGATGGCGATACTGGACTG CGTACAAATGGGCCGGAGTGTACTCCGCCGTGCAGGCGCGCGCAGCCATCGCCGCGTACCACCAGCACGCCGAAACGTACTCCTGCGCAACCGGCCGTCACACACGATGCTACCG